The Panacibacter microcysteis genome includes a window with the following:
- a CDS encoding mannose-1-phosphate guanylyltransferase: MNNHNYVAILAGGIGSRFWPKSRTPFPKQFLDILNTGKTLIQSTFDRYAGFIPKENIFIITSADYTDIVKKQLPQVSDENILSEPSRKNTAPCIAYIAFKLMQKDPEAALIVAPSDHLVLDNAEFERVATIALDFALHMKAFVTLGIKPTYPNTGYGYIQHEAMSVADNIYKVKTFTEKPNTELAKAFIASGDFLWNAGIFIWRAKQVVEAFERHQPEMYEVFAAEIPHYNTPQEQEALERIYPLCTNISIDYAIMEQANNVYVIPSSFGWSDLGTWNSAYDNLEKDYLGNAVAGDHVMIIDATKCMVSAPNDKLVVLQGLDDFIVVDTKDVLLICKKDKEQQIKDYVAEVKRNIGDQYL, from the coding sequence ATGAACAATCACAATTATGTTGCAATACTTGCAGGAGGCATAGGAAGCAGATTTTGGCCAAAGAGCAGAACACCGTTTCCAAAACAATTCCTCGATATTTTAAATACGGGCAAAACGCTTATCCAGTCTACGTTTGACAGGTATGCAGGTTTTATTCCCAAAGAAAACATTTTTATTATCACATCTGCTGATTATACGGATATTGTAAAAAAACAATTGCCGCAGGTTAGCGACGAAAATATTTTATCTGAACCCAGCCGCAAAAACACAGCACCGTGTATTGCGTATATTGCTTTCAAGCTGATGCAAAAAGATCCGGAAGCTGCACTTATTGTTGCACCCAGCGATCACCTGGTGCTGGATAATGCTGAGTTTGAGCGTGTTGCCACAATAGCTTTGGATTTTGCCTTGCATATGAAAGCATTCGTTACACTCGGCATCAAGCCAACGTATCCAAATACAGGTTACGGCTATATTCAGCACGAGGCAATGTCAGTTGCAGATAACATTTATAAGGTTAAAACATTTACCGAAAAGCCAAATACAGAACTTGCAAAAGCTTTTATAGCCAGTGGTGATTTTCTGTGGAATGCCGGCATTTTTATATGGAGGGCCAAACAGGTAGTAGAAGCCTTTGAAAGGCACCAGCCAGAAATGTACGAAGTGTTTGCCGCAGAAATACCACACTACAATACCCCGCAGGAACAAGAAGCACTGGAGCGTATTTACCCTTTATGTACCAATATATCCATTGATTACGCCATCATGGAGCAGGCAAACAATGTGTATGTTATACCATCATCATTTGGCTGGAGCGATTTGGGTACCTGGAACAGTGCGTATGACAACTTAGAAAAAGATTACCTGGGTAATGCTGTAGCAGGCGACCATGTAATGATCATCGATGCAACAAAATGCATGGTTTCTGCGCCAAATGATAAGCTGGTGGTACTGCAGGGCCTTGATGATTTTATAGTGGTAGATACAAAAGATGTGTTGCTGATCTGTAAAAAGGACAAAGAGCAACAAATAAAAGATTACGTGGCAGAAGTAAAAAGAAATATTGGAGACCAATATTTATAA
- a CDS encoding type III pantothenate kinase, with amino-acid sequence MRITLCFDFGNTRLKCAVFENDTLITVDVLADANPQTIADLILQHKATHSILSSVVHHDVAIENILQQQTVFHKLDHTSRLPFTTPVGKPETIGADRLALIAAAVQLHPQMHSLVIGLGSCITYNFVNRFHEFLGGGISPGLEMRMKAMNQFTAKLPLIKADWNFPLVGYDTRTNMLSGVILGMAKEIEGIADEYAARYANFNVLLTGGDMAFFAPHFKKKIFADPHLIYKGLYAISKSNS; translated from the coding sequence ATGCGCATTACCCTTTGTTTCGATTTTGGCAACACCAGGCTTAAATGTGCGGTATTTGAAAATGATACATTGATTACTGTCGATGTATTGGCAGATGCAAATCCGCAAACCATTGCAGATCTGATACTGCAACACAAAGCCACGCACAGCATTCTTTCTTCTGTTGTTCATCATGACGTGGCTATTGAAAATATACTGCAGCAGCAAACAGTTTTTCATAAGTTGGATCATACAAGCAGGCTGCCATTTACAACGCCGGTGGGCAAACCGGAGACAATCGGTGCAGACCGCCTGGCACTTATAGCAGCAGCCGTACAACTACACCCGCAAATGCATAGCCTCGTTATCGGGCTTGGTTCGTGCATTACCTACAACTTTGTTAACCGCTTTCATGAATTTCTTGGCGGTGGCATTTCGCCCGGTCTTGAGATGCGCATGAAAGCTATGAACCAGTTTACGGCAAAACTGCCGTTAATAAAGGCCGACTGGAACTTTCCGCTGGTTGGGTATGATACGAGGACCAACATGCTCAGCGGGGTTATTTTAGGCATGGCCAAAGAAATAGAAGGCATTGCAGATGAATATGCAGCAAGATATGCCAACTTTAACGTGCTTTTAACCGGGGGGGATATGGCCTTTTTTGCCCCTCATTTCAAAAAGAAGATATTTGCAGACCCACACTTAATCTATAAAGGTTTATATGCGATCAGTAAAAGCAACAGTTGA
- a CDS encoding KpsF/GutQ family sugar-phosphate isomerase, with amino-acid sequence MNKEIKDIALRTIDIETKSLSGLKSFIDDTFTKVVELIHASKGRLVVTGIGKSAIVGHKIVATLNSTGTPALFMHAADAIHGDLGMIQQDDVVIVISKSGESPEIKVLVPLIKNFGNTLIGMIGSKQSFLAKEADHILNTSVEQEACPNNLAPTSSTTAQMVMGDALAICLMHLNEFSGKDFAKYHPGGNLGKRLYLKVDDLYKQNEKPFVYGHATLKDVIISISKGRLGATAVVDNNHALLAVVTDGDVRRMLETTSDVKNLLVTDIYNKHPKTVMEGVLAIEALELLKQYDISQLIVTSKDNIYLGILHLHDLIREGII; translated from the coding sequence ATGAATAAGGAGATAAAAGATATTGCTTTGCGCACTATTGATATTGAGACCAAATCGCTTAGTGGTTTAAAATCCTTTATTGATGATACGTTCACAAAAGTTGTTGAACTTATCCATGCATCTAAAGGCAGACTGGTAGTAACGGGCATTGGTAAAAGTGCCATTGTTGGTCATAAGATTGTAGCTACACTTAACTCAACCGGCACGCCTGCCTTATTCATGCATGCTGCAGATGCTATACATGGAGACCTGGGCATGATTCAGCAGGATGATGTTGTGATTGTGATTAGTAAAAGCGGCGAAAGCCCCGAGATAAAGGTGCTGGTACCATTGATAAAGAATTTTGGCAATACATTGATAGGCATGATTGGCAGCAAGCAATCGTTTCTTGCCAAAGAAGCCGATCATATTTTAAACACCAGTGTGGAGCAGGAGGCTTGTCCAAATAACCTTGCGCCAACCTCCAGTACAACAGCGCAAATGGTTATGGGAGATGCATTGGCTATTTGCCTGATGCATTTAAACGAATTCAGTGGTAAGGATTTTGCTAAGTATCATCCCGGTGGCAACCTTGGCAAACGCCTTTACCTGAAAGTAGATGACCTATATAAACAAAATGAAAAGCCTTTTGTGTATGGCCATGCTACCCTTAAGGATGTAATCATCTCAATCAGCAAAGGCAGACTGGGCGCAACCGCTGTTGTAGACAACAACCATGCATTATTGGCTGTGGTTACAGACGGAGATGTACGCCGCATGCTGGAAACAACAAGTGATGTAAAAAACCTGTTGGTTACAGACATTTACAATAAACACCCCAAAACCGTAATGGAAGGTGTTTTGGCCATAGAGGCGCTTGAATTACTGAAGCAGTACGATATAAGCCAGTTAATTGTTACCAGTAAAGACAATATTTATCTTGGAATACTACATTTGCACGATCTTATAAGGGAAGGCATCATTTAA